Proteins from one Deltaproteobacteria bacterium genomic window:
- a CDS encoding RtcB family protein: protein MSLSQVSETAWEIPRTGGMLVPGLVFASREMMEDIVRDQALRQVMNVAHLPGILFRSIGMPDIHWGYGFPIGGVAAMDVAEGVISPGGVGYDINCGVRLLRSNLEMATLRPRLPELVAALHGEVPSGVGSTGTVRLTPREMDKVLTGGSSWAVSRGNATEEDVEFTESGGRLPGADPDAVSDVAKKRGLDQLGTLGAGNHFLEIDEVEEVFFPEAAAAYGLFQGQAVFFLHSGSRGLGYQVCDDYLDVMAAYMRKHALNVPDRQLACAHIGSDEGRRYLSGLAAAANYAFANRQLLAHQVRETVQRVLRLGPRDAGIRTVYDVGHNNAKFESHEVDGRRRDVLVHRKGATRAFPPGHPELPAAYRDVGQPVFIPGDMGRGSFVLAGAPGAMRLSFGSTCHGAGRRMSRTAARRSLRGKSVFAEMERRGVLVACTSRKTLAEEIPEAYKEVGTVVDVVDRAGIARKVARLKPLAVVKG from the coding sequence TCGCCAGGTCATGAACGTGGCGCACCTTCCCGGCATCCTCTTCCGCAGCATCGGTATGCCCGACATCCACTGGGGGTACGGTTTTCCCATCGGAGGCGTGGCGGCAATGGACGTCGCCGAAGGGGTGATCTCCCCGGGCGGCGTGGGGTACGACATCAACTGCGGTGTCCGGCTGTTGCGCTCGAATCTTGAGATGGCGACGTTGCGCCCCCGGCTCCCGGAGCTGGTCGCGGCGCTGCACGGGGAGGTGCCGTCCGGCGTAGGCTCGACGGGAACCGTGCGGCTTACCCCCCGGGAGATGGACAAGGTGCTCACCGGGGGATCGAGCTGGGCGGTCTCGCGGGGGAACGCGACCGAGGAGGACGTGGAGTTCACCGAGAGCGGGGGGAGGCTCCCCGGCGCAGACCCCGACGCGGTGTCGGACGTGGCGAAGAAGCGCGGCCTCGACCAATTGGGGACGCTCGGGGCGGGGAATCACTTCCTCGAGATCGACGAGGTGGAGGAGGTCTTCTTCCCCGAGGCCGCCGCGGCGTACGGGCTGTTCCAAGGGCAGGCCGTCTTCTTCCTCCACTCGGGCTCCCGGGGGCTGGGATATCAGGTGTGCGACGACTACCTCGACGTGATGGCGGCCTACATGCGGAAACACGCGCTCAACGTGCCCGATCGCCAGCTCGCCTGCGCCCACATCGGGTCCGACGAGGGGCGGCGGTACCTCTCCGGCCTGGCGGCCGCGGCGAACTACGCCTTCGCCAACCGGCAACTGCTGGCGCACCAGGTGCGGGAGACCGTGCAACGCGTCCTGCGGCTGGGGCCGAGGGATGCGGGGATCCGCACGGTGTACGACGTCGGGCACAACAACGCCAAGTTCGAGAGCCACGAGGTGGACGGCCGCCGGCGGGATGTGCTGGTCCACCGGAAAGGGGCGACCCGCGCCTTCCCGCCGGGTCACCCGGAACTTCCCGCCGCGTACCGCGACGTCGGCCAGCCGGTGTTCATCCCCGGCGACATGGGGAGGGGCTCCTTCGTCCTCGCCGGCGCGCCCGGGGCGATGCGCCTGTCGTTCGGGTCCACATGCCACGGGGCGGGCCGCAGGATGAGCCGCACGGCGGCCCGGCGGAGCCTCCGGGGGAAGTCCGTGTTCGCGGAGATGGAGCGGCGGGGGGTGCTGGTCGCCTGCACCTCCCGCAAGACCCTCGCCGAGGAGATCCCGGAAGCGTACAAGGAAGTCGGCACCGTGGTGGACGTGGTGGACCGGGCGGGGATCGCCCGCAAAGTGGCGCGGCTTAAGCCTCTTGCCGTGGTCAAGGGGTAG